The Lampris incognitus isolate fLamInc1 chromosome 7, fLamInc1.hap2, whole genome shotgun sequence genome window below encodes:
- the ttc9b gene encoding tetratricopeptide repeat protein 9B, translating to MHSTLLQSSPRKPSPAAEQHGPLHTHPLRDMEAKQHPIKSLKSYPETGGRSLAAAAGGGGGGGGGAGGGGGGGGGDGGGGGGYRAGAAEMEMEAKIQKAVDFKAEGHRCYKEKKFREAIGKYHRALLQLKGVHVVDGTTGSEVNLLNQAAAKLTEEQRRAVEGTEIECYDSLTGERPGGRSDASRTSSSSEISEGALGLYCCPHCSFRRKRRDEF from the coding sequence ATGCACAGCACGCTGCTTCAGTCGTCCCCCAGAAAACCGAGCCCGGCGGCGGAGCAGCATGGCCCGCTCCACACGCACCCACTGAGAGACATGGAAGCCAAACAGCACCCCATCAAGAGCCTCAAAAGCTACCCCGAAACGGGTGGCCGCAGCCTGGCAGCGGCCGCcggaggtggtggtggaggaggaggaggagcgggaggaggaggcggcggcggcggaggagacggcggcggcggcggtggctaCCGAGCCGGCGCCGCTGAAATGGAGATGGAGGCGAAGATCCAGAAAGCCGTCGACTTCAAGGCGGAGGGTCACCGCTGCTACAAGGAGAAGAAATTTCGGGAGGCCATCGGCAAGTACCACCGGGCTTTGCTCCAGCTGAAGGGGGTGCACGTTGTCGACGGGACCACGGGCTCTGAGGTCAACCTGCTCAACCAAGCCGCCGCCAAGCTGACGGAGGAGCAGCGGAGAGCCGTGGAGGGCACGGAGATAGAGTGCTACGACAGCCTGACAGGTGAGCGGCCCGGGGGTCGGTCCGACGCGAGCCGAACCTCCTCTTCCTCGGAAATCTCGGAAGGTGCCCTCGGGCTTTACTGCTGCCCCCATTGTTCATTTCGGCGCAAAAGAAGGGACGAGTTCTAG